In Methanobacterium sp. Maddingley MBC34, a genomic segment contains:
- a CDS encoding pyridoxamine 5'-phosphate oxidase (PFAM: Pyridoxamine 5'-phosphate oxidase) → MTMTEEMMDAIEKDLVFLATASSEGIPNVVPIGFARPIDNGSILIADNYMNKTRKNIEENPNVAIVTKDAQKNPYQFKGTAEIFESGKIFDEVVEWAQNVMTKLNPKAAIVVKLTEIYSVQPGPEAGKKVE, encoded by the coding sequence ATGACCATGACTGAAGAAATGATGGACGCTATAGAAAAAGACTTAGTATTTCTTGCAACTGCCAGCAGTGAAGGTATTCCCAATGTGGTTCCAATTGGCTTTGCCAGGCCCATTGATAATGGAAGCATATTAATTGCTGACAACTACATGAACAAAACCCGAAAAAACATTGAAGAAAACCCCAACGTTGCTATAGTAACCAAGGATGCCCAGAAAAACCCCTACCAGTTCAAGGGAACTGCTGAGATCTTTGAGTCAGGTAAGATCTTCGATGAAGTGGTGGAATGGGCCCAGAATGTTATGACCAAACTGAATCCCAAAGCAGCCATCGTGGTTAAGTTAACTGAGATATACTCAGTACAGCCTGGTCCTGAAGCTGGGAAAAAGGTTGAATAA
- a CDS encoding cysteinyl-tRNA synthetase (PFAM: tRNA synthetases class I (C) catalytic domain; DALR domain~TIGRFAM: cysteinyl-tRNA synthetase) — protein MITIYNTLSRRKEIFKPREGNRVKLFVCGPTVYDNSHIGHARTYISFDVIVRYLKYRGYSVFYVQNITDIDDKIINRARETGEDTLQLARKFEEKYIEDMKSLGVENVNLYARATEHLGEIITQIETLLEKGFAYETDSGVYFDEARFEDFGKLSNRNINDLNVHRINPDTSKRNPGDFALWKKKNDPPYWDSPWGPGRPGWHIEDTAITEEYFGPQYDIHGGGLDLIFPHHEAEIAQMESASGKKPMVHYWMHTGFLNVKGEKMSKSLGNFITIQDLLQEYPPEVFRFFVLSTHYRSPIDFSQEILEQSQNGLKRIYKLTETIEDLLESDIPETGKADTAHDQLLQETRESFLEAMDNDFNTPFALSSLFDFIRDMNREINELNVSKNTLINIKEFINEIGNILGFEFVLNKSHGDATDELVNILTDIREKLRKKKEYELSDEIRSKLNDLNVVIEDRKN, from the coding sequence ATGATAACCATATACAACACTTTGTCCCGCAGGAAAGAGATCTTTAAACCACGTGAAGGAAACCGGGTAAAACTCTTTGTCTGTGGACCAACAGTTTACGATAACTCACACATAGGTCACGCACGGACCTATATCTCCTTTGATGTTATTGTCCGTTACCTAAAATACAGGGGTTACAGTGTTTTCTACGTGCAAAACATCACTGATATTGATGACAAGATCATTAACCGGGCCAGAGAAACTGGGGAAGACACCCTTCAACTGGCAAGGAAGTTTGAGGAAAAATACATAGAGGACATGAAGTCCCTGGGTGTGGAAAATGTTAACCTCTATGCCCGGGCCACTGAACACTTAGGGGAAATCATAACCCAGATAGAAACGCTCCTGGAGAAAGGATTTGCCTATGAAACAGATAGTGGAGTTTACTTCGATGAAGCCCGGTTTGAAGATTTTGGTAAACTTTCCAACCGTAACATCAATGATTTAAATGTTCACCGCATCAACCCTGACACCAGCAAGCGCAACCCTGGAGATTTTGCACTGTGGAAAAAGAAGAATGACCCCCCATACTGGGATTCTCCCTGGGGCCCAGGACGACCAGGATGGCACATTGAAGACACTGCCATAACCGAGGAATACTTCGGACCACAGTACGATATACATGGTGGAGGTCTGGATCTCATATTCCCGCACCATGAGGCAGAAATAGCCCAGATGGAATCAGCATCCGGGAAAAAACCCATGGTTCATTACTGGATGCACACTGGTTTCTTGAATGTTAAGGGAGAGAAGATGTCCAAGTCCCTGGGAAACTTCATCACCATCCAAGACCTGCTACAGGAATATCCACCAGAAGTATTCCGATTCTTTGTCTTATCCACCCATTACCGCAGCCCCATAGATTTCAGTCAGGAAATACTGGAACAATCACAAAACGGGCTTAAAAGAATATACAAACTTACCGAAACCATTGAAGATCTCTTGGAAAGTGATATTCCTGAAACTGGTAAAGCAGACACAGCACATGACCAATTACTCCAGGAAACCAGGGAAAGTTTCCTAGAAGCAATGGACAATGATTTTAACACACCATTTGCCCTTTCATCCCTTTTCGATTTCATAAGAGATATGAACCGGGAAATAAACGAATTGAACGTTTCCAAGAATACATTGATTAATATTAAAGAATTTATAAACGAAATTGGTAATATTTTAGGTTTTGAATTTGTTTTAAATAAATCACATGGCGATGCTACTGATGAGCTGGTGAATATTCTCACCGATATCCGGGAAAAACTTCGCAAAAAGAAGGAATATGAGCTTTCCGATGAAATCAGGAGCAAATTAAATGATCTGAACGTTGTTATAGAAGACAGGAAGAATTAA